DNA from Pantanalinema sp.:
CGACGCCGCCCCGGACCCCTTTTCGCCGCTCGAGGCGATCACCATCCAAGAGGCCGAGGACGGCCAGACCATCAAGGCCCTCCTGAAGCTGCACGACGGCCTCTCGATCGAGACGGTCCTGATGCAGCACCACGGCCGGCGCAACACGGTCTGCGTCTCGAGCCAGGCGGGTTGTGCCTACCGCTGCGCCTTCTGCGCCACCGGCCAGGCCGGCTTCAGTCGCCACCTCACCCCCAGCGAGATCCTCGACCAGGTCCTGTACTTCGCGCGCCACCTCCAAGCGCGCGGCGAGCGAATCACCAACATCGTGTTCATGGGGATGGGCGAGCCCTTTCACAACTACCACGCGGTGTGCGCGGCGATCGCCATGCTCTGCGACCAGAGCGGGATGAGCCTCGCCAGACGCCACGTCACCCTCTCGACCGTGGGGCTGGTGCCCGAGATCCGCAAGTTCGCCCGAGAGCCCGTCGCGGTGAACCTCGCGATCTCGCTGCATGCGCCGAACGATGCGATCCGCAGCGCCCTGATGCCCGTCAACGATCGCTACCCGCTCGACGAGCTGATGGAGGCCTGCGCCGACTACGCCCAGACCACGGGGCGGCGCATCTTCTTCGAGTATCTGATGCTCGAGGGGGTCAACGACGGCGACACCGAGGCCGAGGCGCTCGCGACCTTGATGCGCCGGGGCGACTACCATCTGAACCTCATCCCCTACAACACCACCCCTGACGCGGCCCTCCAGGGATCGGCGGACGAGCGCGTGCGGGCCTTCCAGGCCATCCTCACCGGACACGGCGTCCCCACCACAGTGCGCCAGCCCATGGGCCGCGACATCGCCGCGGCGTGCGGCCAATTGCAGGCAGAGACGCAGCCGAGGGCCAAGTGATCCTCGTCAGTGCTTGCCTGATCGGCACGAAGTGCCGCTACGACGGGGGCG
Protein-coding regions in this window:
- the rlmN gene encoding 23S rRNA (adenine(2503)-C(2))-methyltransferase RlmN, whose translation is MSAEAPWLRYLHDKARRAGLNRAEAILEAHAMRAHQGRELYRALTRDAAPDPFSPLEAITIQEAEDGQTIKALLKLHDGLSIETVLMQHHGRRNTVCVSSQAGCAYRCAFCATGQAGFSRHLTPSEILDQVLYFARHLQARGERITNIVFMGMGEPFHNYHAVCAAIAMLCDQSGMSLARRHVTLSTVGLVPEIRKFAREPVAVNLAISLHAPNDAIRSALMPVNDRYPLDELMEACADYAQTTGRRIFFEYLMLEGVNDGDTEAEALATLMRRGDYHLNLIPYNTTPDAALQGSADERVRAFQAILTGHGVPTTVRQPMGRDIAAACGQLQAETQPRAK